The DNA window AATAGCCCTCTCATGAGCCCTCTCATAGAACACCCTCTCCCCTATTGACTTTTAATATAGCCCGATCCATTTAAACCACGTCACGGCGGCCAGGCACATGAGCGCGCATTTTACGAGCAACACGATTACTCCGTAGAAGAGCTGATTAGTAACGGTGAACTGGCCCGTCGAATAGAAAATCAAATTCGGCTTGCAGTTAGGCGGCAAGGTTATGCTATCAGCGATGGTGAAAGCTGCTGGTAGGGCCAAAGCCAACGGATTGTAGCCTGTCACTTTAGCCAGTTCGATTATGGTTGGTAACAAAATAGCGGTCCGAACTGTTTTGGATGTAAAGACCATATGGCTGAAACTTGATATGAATACTACTGCGGCGAATACCAGTATAAACGGTAGCTGAGACAAGTTGGCTGCTCCAAAAATACGGCTTAACGCCCACGATGCGATACCCGCATTCTCAAGAGCCATACCTACTGCGTAGGCTCCACAGCTAAAAATCATAAGATCCCAAGGGATCTGGGTCTCTTTCCAGTTCAACAGACCTGTTAGATACATGAGAGTCGCAGCCAGAATGGCAACCATTACGAGCGAAATATTAAACCCGAACATTTTTACATGGTAAGGTCCCGTTGCCCATAGGAATACTGTGAGTACAAATATACCTAAGGCCTTCCATTCTTCTCGATTCAAGCGGCCCATATTTTTTATTTCTGCTCCCATTTTTTCCAGCCCCTGGCCCTTAGGAGTTCTGACCTCAGGAGGATAGAGCAGAAGACCGATAAAGTAACCAAGTATCATAGTCATAAAGGCTATGGGCATAGCGGCCAGGAACCACTGACCCCAACTTACGTTTACACCGGCAAGGTCTTTAAGGAATCCTACAGCCATTATTTGCGGAGCAGTAGCCGTCAAAATGCCACTAGTGCTAATATTATTTGCCTGAAGTTCCTGAATCATCAGTAATCTACCAAAATTAGATTTACCTGGGATAGCTCCATAAGCCTCGGCTAGTGCTAAAGCCAGGGGCAACATGATAGCAGCCCGCGCCGTAGTGGAAGGGACAAC is part of the Clostridia bacterium genome and encodes:
- a CDS encoding DASS family sodium-coupled anion symporter; translation: MTSREKTAPKNLLAQRNKSPSEKWLTYLGLPLAIIVFTLLYTMPAPAGVTMQGKAAAAVFFLALILWVSEAIPVYVTALVAIVLLAITGAWDEKSILGVFGYDVIWLMVAAFIITSGMEKTGLGKRLALFMITKFGKTAKTALLVMIIVNFIITLVVPSTTARAAIMLPLALALAEAYGAIPGKSNFGRLLMIQELQANNISTSGILTATAPQIMAVGFLKDLAGVNVSWGQWFLAAMPIAFMTMILGYFIGLLLYPPEVRTPKGQGLEKMGAEIKNMGRLNREEWKALGIFVLTVFLWATGPYHVKMFGFNISLVMVAILAATLMYLTGLLNWKETQIPWDLMIFSCGAYAVGMALENAGIASWALSRIFGAANLSQLPFILVFAAVVFISSFSHMVFTSKTVRTAILLPTIIELAKVTGYNPLALALPAAFTIADSITLPPNCKPNLIFYSTGQFTVTNQLFYGVIVLLVKCALMCLAAVTWFKWIGLY